CGCTCACTTCAGCGATTAAATGTGGATTATCTAGATCTTTATCAATTGCATGGTGGAACGATTGATGATCCGATTGATGATGTCATTGAAGCTTTTGAAGATCTAAAGCAAGAAGGACTCATTCGTTATTATGGGATCTCATCTATTAGGCCGAATGTGATAAAAGCATTTGCCGAAAAGTCCTCTATCGTCAGTGTCATGATGCAATACAGTCTGTTAGATAGACGACCAGAAGAATGGTTTTCATTATTTGAGAAATATAACATTTCCGTTATTGCCCGTGGGCCTGTAGCAAAAGGACTTCTGACTGACGAGTTTGAAAGAAAGCTCAGTACTGATGGCTACTTAGATTATACAGAAACAGAGTTATTACAGCTTTTACCTAAACTAAAAGCCCTTGCAGAAGAAGCTGGCCTTTCTATGCAGCAGCTGGCACTTCGTTATGTGATGGATCAATCCCCAGTAGCTACAGCTATTGCCGGAGCTAGCAAACCTGAGCAACTAAAAGAAAATGTTAAGAGTACTCACGCTTCACCTATTTCATTAGACATAAGACAACAACTTCATGCGTTAGTAAAAAAATCAACATACGACAACCATCGCGTATAACTAATCGAGAGCCAAAACGCCCTTTTGGCTCTCAGTCTTATGACGCCACAAACACTCATATTTATTTTCACAAGAAGACTCTAACAGCAGGTTAGTGAAATGATCATATTATCTTCACTTCGTTTCCGCGTCTTATTCCATTTCCTCATAATAGTCTACTAGCATGTCATAGTTAAGATGTCCTGGACGACGGACGGCTACCTTTCCATTTGGATCAATGATTAATGTGGTAGGCAAATAATGGACGTCATAGTTTTCTTTAACTTCCCCTTCTTCGTCTAGTAAGATATAAAAGGGAATGTTAAAGTCATTCACAAATTGTTGAACATTGTCTACTGATCGTTCTTCGGTGGTCATGTTAATTGCCACAATGACAACATTATCATCTTGATACTCTTCATAGAACTTTATAAAATCAGGCATTTCATCGCGGCATGGCGGGCACCAAGATGCCCACATGTTTAGAATCACATAGTTTCCCCTTAAATCAGACAATGTGATTGTTTCCTTACTATTTAATTTTGTTAACGTAAAATCTTTGGCAGTTGTGCCTGGCTGCATTGCTGTTTGGTCATCTTCTAAGTCTTCAACGCCTTCTCTTTCAATCCCTCCGCTTTCTAAATAGTCGTTGAGTAATTGTTCATTTTTATCATTATTATCTTTTACCTCTTCATAGATCACATAGCCCCCTATTACGATAGCTGCTACAAAAATCATTATTGACAAAATTCGGCGGCCTCTCATTAAACGACTCCTTTTCTTTTAAAATAATATTCATAATTCCTTTTAGCAGACATAGAAGTTAAGTAAGTTTTCCTTATTGAATCATATCTCTTTTTCTAATTATAAGACAACCTACTCGTTTTTTAAAAGTTGGTCTTTTTTTAAGATAATACATATTTTATTCCCTGTACTTCATGATAAAATATAAAATGGTGTGAATTTAAATCGTAGGTTAACAAACTATTACATAAATACTAGAGAGGAAGATTTATTTTGTCACTTATAGAAGCGATTATATTCGGGATTGTTCAAGGGATCAGTGAGTTCCTTCCCATATCAAGTACAGCTCATATTGTCATTACTCAACTAATGTTAGGCTACACATTCCCAGGACTTTCATTTGAGATTTTTTTGCATCTTGCATCTGTACTAGCTGTCATACTTTATTTTTGGAAAGATCTTTGGGAGGTTATACGGGGATTTTTCGCCTTCCTTTTTCGCCGTTCCACTGAAGATAAACCTTTGTTTTTCTTCGGAGTATACTTATTAGTTGCCACGTTTATTACGGGGATTTTAGGGATGCTTCTATCAGATGTGATTAGTGATGCAATGAAAACACCTGCTATGATTGCAAGTGCTCTAACAGTAACTGGTTTAGCTCTTATTTTCATCGAACGATTCCATAAGACAGGGGCAAAAGATGAATCATCGATGACTATGATCGACGCCATTCTTGTCGGCCTAGGTCAAACGCTTGCTGTTATTCCTGGTATTTCCCGCTCTGGGTCTACCCTTGTCGTCTCATTACTAGCCGGTTTAAACAGAGAAACAGCTGTAAGATATTCTTTCTTACTTTCCATACCTGTTATTTTAGGCTCAACTGTTATGGCCCTGGACGAATTTACAGCAGAGATGGTCACTTATATTGGACCATTAAATTTATTTGTCGCTTTTGTTGTTACATTTTTCTTTTCTATTTTAGGGATTATCTGGCTAATTGAATTTCTTAAACGTAGTAAGCTTATCTATTTTGCCCTCTACTGTTTCGCACTAGCCATTTTTGTTTATCTATATATCGACCCTAGTACTGTCATAGACATTTAACCGTATGAAGCGAGTCATCCTTTCAGATGCTCGCTATTTTTATATCCTAAGTTTTAGTGACTACTTATCTTCATATAATAGTCACAGAGCAAAAAGGAACTTAACCTCATTTACTAAACGACTGGGATTTGTTAAGATGTTGTAAGTTTAATAGAAAATAGTCGTCAGGAGTTCACTATTATGAAATCTTCACAAGGAAAGATTATAGGAAAAGACCTATTAGGCCTTGGATTACTTTTACTCTTTCTTATCTTATTTTTGTTTAGTGATAGAGTGAGTACAAGTGACTATGCTGAAGCTCTTCCATCTGCATGGATTAATGTAAATACTATTTTTCTAAGTATCGTATTAGAAGCTATTCCTTTTATATTACTAGGTGTTTTTGCCTCTGCTCTTATACAACTTTATGTATCTGAGGAAACCATCAAGCGATTTCTACCGAAAAATGCCTGGGTATCATTAGTTCCTGCGGCAATGCTTGGGGCTATTCTCCCTCTTTGTGAGTGTGCCATCGTGCCAGTCGTGAGGCGGTTAATTAAAAAAGGAATGCCCCTTCATGTTGGAATCGTTTTTCTCGTAGCTGCACCTATTTTAAATCCAGTCGTCTTTGCTTCAACGTATTATGCATTTAGAACGAATCAAACGATACTGTACACTCGTATGGGACTAGCTTTCGTATTAGCGATTATTATCGGCGCTATCCTTTATAGTATTTTTAAATCGCGACCTAATCAGCTACGAAGTCAGATAAACGTCTCCCTAGCAAATCATCATGTGCATTTAGATGGCGGCGAAGATCTTAAACAAGTGAAAAAAGCCAGTGCGTTAACTCAATTACGAAATACACTGTATCATGCTGTCGATGAATTCTTTATGATGGGAAAATACTTAATTCTCGGGGCCTTTATAGCCGCTCTCTTTCAAACATTTCTTGACAGAAGTTTACTAGAGGCAATTGGTGGCAATGAATACTCTTCAACCTTTGTGATGATGGTATTTGCGTATTTACTATCATTATGTTCTGAGGCAGATGCGTTTGTCGCTTCTTCATTCGGCTCCTCATTTACAGATGCCTCACTTGTGGCATTTCTCGTCTACGGGCCGATGCTTGATTTAAAAAATACGTTTATGCTATTTGCATTTTTTAAAGTGCGTTTTGTTCTAATCTTTATGGTGACAGTGACGCTTTGTGTGTTTACTGCTGTTATACTGTTATCAGGCTGGATCTTATAATTAGGAGGTTTCTTATGAAACAACCATATGATCACTCATTTCACGCCTTCATACAAGGGATTATTCTTGTTGGATTTGCTATGCTCATGCTTCATTTAATTTTAACAGGCAACATTGTCTATTACATTGCGCCAATGATGATGCCATTCATTTATTTTGCCCTTGTCGTTTTCTTTCTGCTTGGAATTATACAAGTATTTAGAAGTACAACAAAAACGGATCACGACCACCATGAATGTGCATGTGAGCATGATCATCATATTAAAGGCCCTTCTTGGGTTAAAACGATAATCTATAGCATTTTCATACTTCCTATCGTACTAGGATTTGCTCTTCCAGACAGATCATTGGATAGCTCTGTCGCTGCCAATAGAGGGATACAACTTGGAGGCGGTGGTAACGCCTCCTCTTCAGCAACAGATAATTCTATTAATGAAACTGATCAAAACAATAACGGCAGTACCTCACGAGCAGAGGCTTTTTTGGAAGACCCTGAAGGTTATATGGAGAATTTAACTACCCAATCTGGTGAGGAAGAACATTACCAATTTGAAGACATTTACGATGAAGGCTGGTTTGATGATTACTATGCGGAATTGTACGAGGAATTAATGAACAATACGGTTATTGAAGTTACTGAAGACAACTACTTAGATGTAATGACTGTTTTAGATCTTTACTTGGATGATTTTATAGGGAAAGAAATGGAGATTGTTGGTTTTGCTTACCGTGAAACTGATTTTCACTCAAACCAGATAGTTGCGGCGAGGTTTGCTATGACATGTTGCACGGCTGATGCTTCTGTATATGGGACTATGATAGAAAGTGAAGAAAGTAATAGATTTGACGAGGATACATGGATCTATGCGAGAGGAACAATAAAAAAAGATCATTATAATGATCAACCAATACCTGTTCTTGTGGATGCTCACATTCAAGAAGTGGAAGAACCAGATAGCCCTTACGTCTATCCTAGCTTTTAATAGATCTTTATAAATTCACAGATAAACCGGCAGTGTGACGAAGGTCATCACTACCGGTTTATCTCATACATAGGTTTTCTTATTTATTACTTACTAGTTAACATCATAACAGCCGTTTCCCCTGCTTTTGCCACCTGATTCTCATACTTCTCCACAGACTCTACAGCTTCTCCGTTTGTAATGATAATTGGTGTTATGAGACTTTCTGCTTTTTCTTTGACGACGTCTATATCAAATTCTATCAGCTTGTCTCCTGGAGCAACTTTACTTCCTTCTTTTACGAAAGCTTTAAACCCTTCCCCTTGTAAAGTAACAGTCTCAATTCCAATATGAATGAGAATCTCAATACCATTTACCGTCTTTAATCCTACTGCGTGCTTAGTTGGAAATACTTGAATCACCTCGCCATGGACCGGGGCCACAATATGACCGTCAGTAGGCATCACTGCAATACCATCACCCATCATTTGTTTAGAAAATGTTGGATCAGGAACCTCTGAAAGCGGTACGATTTCCCCATTAACAGGACTTAAAAGAGTATCTTTTCCATCAGCTTGGGGCAACTCTTCCCCAGACTTTGTCTTTTTATCTAAACCAAATAATTTTTTAAACATAGTCATCACCTTCCTCTTATAATCACTATAAATAAATTCGTTTACCGGTTAAATCTTGTGACCCTAGTTTAATATATTGCAATTACGAACTAGATCCATTCAAGATTATTACCTGCTACTTTTATAAAACGGCCCTTCAATCAGTGGGTGTTTTTGTTCTTCTCCCACTGATTGTTAGTTGCGTTAATCAAGACATTAGCGGCCGTCTAGAATAGATCTACCTCTCCTTTCTATTTGGATCAGGAAACTTTACGGACACTTATCTGTAATAAAATTCTACATAAACGTTCAAATTCTCTCTTGCAGTGCATCGCCATTATGATATAATCAATCCATCTTTAAAAATTGAACTCGTATAACTGTGAGAATATGGCTCACGAGTCTCTACCAGACGACCATAAATTGTCTGACTACGAGTGATCAAACTGAGTTAGGGTTAGTGAGCAAGTGGAACACCTAAGTGTACTCTTGCAAATCGCTTTTCCCTGTAGGAGCATACTTCAAACACTCGGCATTTTGTTCACTCTATTAGAGATGTGAGCAAAATGTTTTTTTGTGGTTTTTGCGAGTTTTTCAGGAGGCATTTTCATGAAACATTTATATGAAACCATTTTAACAGAAGGTACCGTCATTAATGACAATGTATTAAAAGTTGATTCATTTCTAAATCATGGCATTAACCCTCACTTAATGAAAGAGATCGGTGAAGAGTTTGCAGATAGATTCAAAGGTGAAAACGTCACCAAAATATTAACTTTAGAATCTTCGGGAATAGCACCTGCTCTTATGACATCCCTCGTAATAGGGTGCGAATTGGTTTTTGCCCGTAAACGGCAATCGCTCACTATGATTGATAATCTTATCTCAACGACTGTTGAATCATATACAAAAAAACAAAAAAATACTATTTCGGTTAGCGGTGATTTAATTAAACCGCATGATAGCTTGTTAATCATTGATGATTTTCTCGCTAATGGTCAAGCCGCAAAAGGACTTATCGACATTGCCCAACAAGCTGGTTCCTCTATTGTAGGAATCGGGATTGTCATCGAAAAATCCTTTCAACCTGGTCGAAGTGAACTAGAGAAACAAGGTATTCGGGTGGAATCTTTGGCACGCATCGCCTCATTAACAAATAATCAAGTTCAGTTTGAAGAAAAAACCTGTCTTTAATCTGACTTAATACATACCGAACCAATATCATACAAAATACATCTGGAAATACGCCTAATATAATAATCTTTAGCTACGCTACACACGAAGACTTTTGAAGGCTTGTCCCAGCTAATGATGCCATTAAAAAATAAAAGGAGTGGTTACATGCCTGCAAATACTGGCCATTACCCTATTTTTAAAAGAGAAGATATAGATGCTTTTTTTGCCCTTTTTCAAAATAATTTAGCCAACTTTGTCATTATTACTGTTACAATGCTCGGCTTGGGCTTCCCCGCAAATCTCG
The DNA window shown above is from Salipaludibacillus agaradhaerens and carries:
- a CDS encoding permease, whose translation is MKSSQGKIIGKDLLGLGLLLLFLILFLFSDRVSTSDYAEALPSAWINVNTIFLSIVLEAIPFILLGVFASALIQLYVSEETIKRFLPKNAWVSLVPAAMLGAILPLCECAIVPVVRRLIKKGMPLHVGIVFLVAAPILNPVVFASTYYAFRTNQTILYTRMGLAFVLAIIIGAILYSIFKSRPNQLRSQINVSLANHHVHLDGGEDLKQVKKASALTQLRNTLYHAVDEFFMMGKYLILGAFIAALFQTFLDRSLLEAIGGNEYSSTFVMMVFAYLLSLCSEADAFVASSFGSSFTDASLVAFLVYGPMLDLKNTFMLFAFFKVRFVLIFMVTVTLCVFTAVILLSGWIL
- a CDS encoding TlpA disulfide reductase family protein; the encoded protein is MRGRRILSIMIFVAAIVIGGYVIYEEVKDNNDKNEQLLNDYLESGGIEREGVEDLEDDQTAMQPGTTAKDFTLTKLNSKETITLSDLRGNYVILNMWASWCPPCRDEMPDFIKFYEEYQDDNVVIVAINMTTEERSVDNVQQFVNDFNIPFYILLDEEGEVKENYDVHYLPTTLIIDPNGKVAVRRPGHLNYDMLVDYYEEME
- a CDS encoding undecaprenyl-diphosphate phosphatase → MSLIEAIIFGIVQGISEFLPISSTAHIVITQLMLGYTFPGLSFEIFLHLASVLAVILYFWKDLWEVIRGFFAFLFRRSTEDKPLFFFGVYLLVATFITGILGMLLSDVISDAMKTPAMIASALTVTGLALIFIERFHKTGAKDESSMTMIDAILVGLGQTLAVIPGISRSGSTLVVSLLAGLNRETAVRYSFLLSIPVILGSTVMALDEFTAEMVTYIGPLNLFVAFVVTFFFSILGIIWLIEFLKRSKLIYFALYCFALAIFVYLYIDPSTVIDI
- a CDS encoding xanthine phosphoribosyltransferase, which translates into the protein MKHLYETILTEGTVINDNVLKVDSFLNHGINPHLMKEIGEEFADRFKGENVTKILTLESSGIAPALMTSLVIGCELVFARKRQSLTMIDNLISTTVESYTKKQKNTISVSGDLIKPHDSLLIIDDFLANGQAAKGLIDIAQQAGSSIVGIGIVIEKSFQPGRSELEKQGIRVESLARIASLTNNQVQFEEKTCL
- a CDS encoding TIGR03943 family putative permease subunit, which produces MKQPYDHSFHAFIQGIILVGFAMLMLHLILTGNIVYYIAPMMMPFIYFALVVFFLLGIIQVFRSTTKTDHDHHECACEHDHHIKGPSWVKTIIYSIFILPIVLGFALPDRSLDSSVAANRGIQLGGGGNASSSATDNSINETDQNNNGSTSRAEAFLEDPEGYMENLTTQSGEEEHYQFEDIYDEGWFDDYYAELYEELMNNTVIEVTEDNYLDVMTVLDLYLDDFIGKEMEIVGFAYRETDFHSNQIVAARFAMTCCTADASVYGTMIESEESNRFDEDTWIYARGTIKKDHYNDQPIPVLVDAHIQEVEEPDSPYVYPSF
- a CDS encoding aldo/keto reductase, which encodes MNKTQLGTSDLYVSELGFGCMSLSDDHLSNQSLIDEAIDRGINFFDTADLYQLGFNEESVGKAIKGKRHNIILASKGGNEWGEGIDGWRWNPDKNYLKEALKRSLQRLNVDYLDLYQLHGGTIDDPIDDVIEAFEDLKQEGLIRYYGISSIRPNVIKAFAEKSSIVSVMMQYSLLDRRPEEWFSLFEKYNISVIARGPVAKGLLTDEFERKLSTDGYLDYTETELLQLLPKLKALAEEAGLSMQQLALRYVMDQSPVATAIAGASKPEQLKENVKSTHASPISLDIRQQLHALVKKSTYDNHRV
- a CDS encoding PTS sugar transporter subunit IIA; this encodes MFKKLFGLDKKTKSGEELPQADGKDTLLSPVNGEIVPLSEVPDPTFSKQMMGDGIAVMPTDGHIVAPVHGEVIQVFPTKHAVGLKTVNGIEILIHIGIETVTLQGEGFKAFVKEGSKVAPGDKLIEFDIDVVKEKAESLITPIIITNGEAVESVEKYENQVAKAGETAVMMLTSK